DNA sequence from the Tenacibaculum mesophilum genome:
CAATAAATAACTTATTTTGGTTAATGGCATTATATTATGTGCACGATGCCCCCCAATTTATTTATAGAAATGAAAAGAATGTAAAAATTATAGCGATTATAATTGTTATTGTGGCTTCCATAACTTTATCATTTTCTTTTTTATATGGTAATGATTTTTATTACGGAATAAAAATAGCAGCACTTCCAGATGTTTTACTAACAACTTTTTTATGTTTTTTAATGGGAGTTTCTTTTTACAAGACTTTTATGCATCGAGACTTAAAGTTGGTAGCTTTTATATCAGTTATAGTAATCTTTTTGTTGTTCGTTTCCCAATTGTCGGACATTTTTATTGGTTTTGATAATGAATTTGCAAATCAATTAATTAGGGTTGTAGCAAAAACATCGTTAGTATCGGTTTTTTTAGTATTGGCAACAAGTTGGGTAATACAACTGGCTCATACACCAAAACCTAATGAAATGAAAATTCAGTTTTTAGACTGGTCACTGATAAAGCTTACCATTCCATCTAAAGGAATAGTCAATGCTAAAGTAGATTTTGGCTCAAAAACAACACAGTATAAAAACCTACTAACATTTGCTTATAGAAGAAAGTTTTTAGAGGCGGAAAAACAATCAATTATAGTTAATTCAGGAGGTGATATAAAAAGTCAAACCTACGTTACACGAATTATAGATAATATAAATTCAATTTTAAACCTAGAAGAAGAAAAATTAGATCGTAAAGATCTAATTACGTTTGTAGGTGAAAGTAAATATCGTTTGCGAATTCTTCCTGAGCATATAATTATTGATGAAGCATTGTTAGAAGAGTACAAACAACAATTATAAATTATTTAGCTCTCCTATAAGCTTTATGAGTTTTCCTTTAGTTTTAGCGTATTCGTACTGGTTTTTAATTTCTTTCAATTTACTTTCTATTAATTTTACTTCTCTATAGTTAATTAAAAAAATAGAGCTTTCTCCTAAAGAAAATTTACGTTCTTCACTCTTTACAATTGTATGATAGTCTTTCACAAGGTTTTTTAAAATATCATTTTGTTTTTTGTATGATGTAATTTTTTGCTTGGTAGCCGTTATTTTGTTTTGTAAAGAAACTTTAGTTGATGCAATTTCAAAGTCGATATCTTGTAGTTTTAGCTTAGCAAGTTTTAAATCTCCTCTAGATTTACGCAAGAATAGAGGAATGCTAACTTGAAGAGAATTTTTATAATTAGCGGTGCTAAAAGCATCAAAATTATCCACTTTTGAAGCAAGGAAGTTATACTGAAAATCTACTTTAGGTAATAGGTTGTTTACTTTTAGTTGCTTATTTATTTCTAGGTTTCTTTTCTTTAACTCTAGTAACTTTAACTTAGGATGGTTTTCAAACTCATTATCAAATAAGGTGGTTACAGAAGTATTTAGAATAATATCAATATTAGAAAAAGTGCTACTATCAGGAATTATTTCCTCTTTTATTTCCATAGGAATATTATTGCCTATCCATAAATAATTAGAAAGCTCTAACTTAGATTTAATGTATTTAATATTTGCTTTTTCTAGGTCTAACTTTCTGTTTTTTAAATTGATGTTAGCTTCTAAAGTATCAATAGCTGGTTTATCACCTGCTGTAAAACTTTTTTTTATGTTCTTTAGTCTGATATCAGCATTGGCATAATAATCTTTATAAATATTATAACTTTGGTAGTACTGTAACCAGTTTAAATAGGTGTTGATGGCTTCAAATAAAATATCGTTAACGAGTAACTGTTGTTCTAGTTTACCTTGCTGTGTGTAGAGTTTAGCTTGTTTTAAAGTAGCCATTCTTTTATTAATGAATAAGTTTTTTGCTAAAGAAACCGATACACCAACATTATATAGTCCTTTTTCTGGAGTATTGTGTTCAGGGTTTAAATATTGACCAGAATTATTCTCATAACTACCTTTTAGTTCTATTCCATACCAAGTCGGAATTTTAAAGGTTGAGTTTAACTTTTTGTAATAGTCTTTACCTTTAAACTCTTTTCTGTCGTAATCTACTTCTATTTTAGGGTCAAAACCACCTCTAGCTTTTAATAATTTAGCCTCATTGGTACTTGTAATAAGTTCCGCTTGTTTAATAACGGGATGGTGTTTCTTTACATAACCTAAATACTCTTCTAAACTAAGTTGAGTACTTAAATTATCTTGTGCTGTAGCTATAAAGCTTAGTAACAAAAAAAGGATGTATAGCCTTTTCATTTAGTTGTCTTTTTAATTGTTAGTTAGAGTGATGTTTTAACTTGCTTTAATCTACTAAGAAGTTTATTATTCCTCTTTTTTAGCTTTTTTATCACCTCCTTTGTTATCTGGTTGATAAAAGTTGGGAGGAAAGCTATTAATTTGTCTCCATAACTCAAACCAAATAGGTACATTTTCTAATAAAGCAATAGTTTTTGCACCTGAACCTACTCTAATGGCTTTCGGCCAAGGTTCTTCTTTTTCATTAGGAACAATTAGAACACGGTATTTTCCATTGCTACTAATAAAGTTTTCAATAGCTACAATTTTAGCACCATAAGTTCCGTATGATACATTAGGCCAGCCACTAAAAACCATTGCGGGCCAACCATCAAACTCAACACGTACCTCTTCACCAATATGAATTAGAGGTAAATCTATAGGTTGTATATACATTTCAACAGCTAAATCGTAATTTGCAGGCATAATGTTTACTAATTTTTCACCTTCTTTAAAAGTTTCACCAATACCAGATTTTATAGCTTTATTAATGTAACCGTCTTGTGGAGCAGTAATAAATAATAAAGAGCTTCGCTTGTTGTAATTAGCTAAGCTAGTTTCAAGTTTTGAAACTTGAACATCAGCTTCATAAGCACCAGATTGTGCACTATACAAGCTGCTTTCTGTTTTAGATAATTTATCAGCATAAGAAGCTTGTGTACTACTAATAGCTAATTGTGCATTAATAATATTGTTTTTAGAAGTAAAGAATTTGTTTTCTTGAGAAATTAATTTAGCGGATAACTCTTGAAGTTTTGCTCTTTTTTCTTCAACATCCTTTACAGCTTTTAAACCTTCTTTTTCTAAGGTAACAGTTCTATCAAATTGAGTTTGAGCTATTTTTTGCTTAATTTTAATAGCTTCAAAATCAATACTATCACTTTTAGCTTTTAAGTAGGCTTGTTTTAATTTGTTTTTTGCTTGCTCTAGTTTTAATTTACGTTCTCTTTTAATAGCTATAATCTGATTTTGCAAGGCACTAATCTTATTGTTATATGCTTTAGCAGAAAGTGTTTTAGAGTTTAACTGTTTACCAGTTCTTTCGGCAAGCTTAGTATCAAAATAACCACTTTTTATCTCAGAAATTCTTAAAATAGTATCTCCTTTTTTAACAAAATCACCTTCTTGTACAAACCATTCTTCTATACGCCCAGGTATTTGAGATTGTAATGTTTGTGGTCTTTGGTTAGGTTTTAACGTAGTAACAAGCCCTTCGCTAGATACATTTTGTGTCCAGGGTAGAAATAAAATGATTATTAAAATTACAGAAAAAACTAATAAAAAGCTTTTAAATAACTTATGATACTCTTTGTTAAAAATTTCTTTTCCAGATTTGAATTTCGTAATATCTATTTGGTCCGAAACTGTATTTTTTGATATATTTAACATGATTACTTACGATTTAAAGTTAGTAATACTGCCTTTTTCAAGGGTAATTTGTTTATTACATTTTTCTTTCCAATGTTCATTACGGCTAACGATAATTAAGCTCCATGGTTGAGAAACATTAGTAATAAAATCGATAATTTTCTTAGCTTCATTTTTTTCAAATTGGTCTAGAGGGTCTTCTAAAATAAGTAGTTTAGGTCTTTTAATAATAGCCCTTGAAAGGATGATTTTTTTTGCTACAGTATAGGCAATAAGTTTTCCTTCAGGTTTTAAATAAGTATCTAAACCTTTAGGTTGCTGCTTTAAAAATTCTGTTAATCCCACAACTTTAAAGATGCTATATATTTCTTCATCAGTTATTGAAGAGTCACCAAAAGTTATATTTTCTCTAATAGTTCCTTTAAAAGGAGTTTCTTCAGAAAGAGACAAGCCTAAGTTAGATCTGTAATTATTAATAAAAATGCCCTTTAAAGATAAATCATTTACAAATATATTACCAGAAGTAGGCTCTATTAAACCAGAGATAAGTTGAATTAAACTAGATTTTCCTGAGTTGCTACTTCCTTGAATTAAAATTCTATCTTGTGGATTAATTTCAAATGAAATTTTATTTATGACAGGTTTTTGTCTATTATTTACAATGTAGGAAACATCTTGAAGTTCAATTTTAAAAGGCTTATCTTTATTAATGTTACTGCCTTTTTGTGGTTCTATAGGTTTGTCAATAACTTCCCCAAGCTTTTCTATAGATGTAAGTACATCATAAAAAGATTCGAGTCCAAGTATTAGTTTCTCTACAGAATTCATAATTAAAATTATAATAATTTCTGCAGCAACAAATTGACCAATATTCATTTGTTGAGTAAGAACCAAAAAACCACCTATAAGAAGTAACCCAGCAGTAATAATAACTTTAAAACTAATCATTTGAATATATTGCATAACAAGCACTTTAAAATGACTTTCTCTAGATTTTAAATAATTATCTACTAAAATATCGCTTTTTTCAAGGGCTAACCTTGTCTTTCCTGATAATTTGAAACTTATTATAGTTCTAGCTATTTCTTGTAACCAATGAGCAACTTTATACTTGTTTTTAGATTCTTTTAAACTAGTATCTAAACCTTTTTGTGCTGTGTATTTAAATACAACATAAATTAGTAACATAACTAAAAATCCAAAAACAATAAAAAATGGATGATAAAAAGATAATAGTAATAAAGCAAAAACAATTTGTAATATGGCTGATGGAGCATCAATCAATATTTTAGAAATACCTTTTTGAATGGTTAGCGTATCAAAAAAACGATTGGCAAGTTCAGGTGGATAGTAGTTTCTTAATTCTATCATTTTAATTTTAGGAAAACGATAACTAAGCTCTATGGATGCTCTTGTAAAAATTCTTTGTTGTATGGTTTCAATAATTCTAAATTGCATTAGTTTTAATATTCCACTAAAAACAACGCCAGAAGTAACTAAGATGACTAAAACAATCCAGGAAGCTGATACTTGTGCCGCTTGTAACAAGTTTATAATGGCTTGTACTCCCAAGGGTAATGATAGTGCAACAATTCCTTCAAAAATGGCATAATATGCTATTTGTAAGGTGTCTTTTTTTTCTAGATTTATTAATCCTAGAAATCGCTGCCATGGAGTTAGTTTATTTTTCTCTTTCATTAGAAAGTACGTTTAAAGTTAGTTCAATAAAAAAGGAAGTGGTAGTTGTACTTTTATCACAATTAGTTAGTGATTTAAAATGAGATTTTACAAATTGCTGATGTAATATACCTTCAATTATAGTACTTGCAAGTGTTAATGGATGTTTATAATTATTGTTATAATTACTAATTATTTCAGCAAAACGTTTTACTACTTCTTTGTACAATTTAAAAAAACCTTCTTTATTTTCTGTATCTACTTCTTTAGTAGAGTATGATTTTGAGTTCTCGTTAATTACAATTAAGTTAAGTAATGCCTCATTAATATGTGAAAAATTATTGTCTTTCTCAGCTTTTCTAGCTAGAACTTCTATGGCTTTAATTAATTTCTCTTTTGGGTTACTAATACTGTAAGTTTCGATTACCAATAAATATTGAATCCACCCCCAATACCAAGAAGTTAAGTAAACTAAGAGTTTATGTTTA
Encoded proteins:
- a CDS encoding HlyD family secretion protein, coding for MLNISKNTVSDQIDITKFKSGKEIFNKEYHKLFKSFLLVFSVILIIILFLPWTQNVSSEGLVTTLKPNQRPQTLQSQIPGRIEEWFVQEGDFVKKGDTILRISEIKSGYFDTKLAERTGKQLNSKTLSAKAYNNKISALQNQIIAIKRERKLKLEQAKNKLKQAYLKAKSDSIDFEAIKIKQKIAQTQFDRTVTLEKEGLKAVKDVEEKRAKLQELSAKLISQENKFFTSKNNIINAQLAISSTQASYADKLSKTESSLYSAQSGAYEADVQVSKLETSLANYNKRSSLLFITAPQDGYINKAIKSGIGETFKEGEKLVNIMPANYDLAVEMYIQPIDLPLIHIGEEVRVEFDGWPAMVFSGWPNVSYGTYGAKIVAIENFISSNGKYRVLIVPNEKEEPWPKAIRVGSGAKTIALLENVPIWFELWRQINSFPPNFYQPDNKGGDKKAKKEE
- a CDS encoding TolC family protein — its product is MKRLYILFLLLSFIATAQDNLSTQLSLEEYLGYVKKHHPVIKQAELITSTNEAKLLKARGGFDPKIEVDYDRKEFKGKDYYKKLNSTFKIPTWYGIELKGSYENNSGQYLNPEHNTPEKGLYNVGVSVSLAKNLFINKRMATLKQAKLYTQQGKLEQQLLVNDILFEAINTYLNWLQYYQSYNIYKDYYANADIRLKNIKKSFTAGDKPAIDTLEANINLKNRKLDLEKANIKYIKSKLELSNYLWIGNNIPMEIKEEIIPDSSTFSNIDIILNTSVTTLFDNEFENHPKLKLLELKKRNLEINKQLKVNNLLPKVDFQYNFLASKVDNFDAFSTANYKNSLQVSIPLFLRKSRGDLKLAKLKLQDIDFEIASTKVSLQNKITATKQKITSYKKQNDILKNLVKDYHTIVKSEERKFSLGESSIFLINYREVKLIESKLKEIKNQYEYAKTKGKLIKLIGELNNL
- a CDS encoding peptidase domain-containing ABC transporter, with the translated sequence MKEKNKLTPWQRFLGLINLEKKDTLQIAYYAIFEGIVALSLPLGVQAIINLLQAAQVSASWIVLVILVTSGVVFSGILKLMQFRIIETIQQRIFTRASIELSYRFPKIKMIELRNYYPPELANRFFDTLTIQKGISKILIDAPSAILQIVFALLLLSFYHPFFIVFGFLVMLLIYVVFKYTAQKGLDTSLKESKNKYKVAHWLQEIARTIISFKLSGKTRLALEKSDILVDNYLKSRESHFKVLVMQYIQMISFKVIITAGLLLIGGFLVLTQQMNIGQFVAAEIIIILIMNSVEKLILGLESFYDVLTSIEKLGEVIDKPIEPQKGSNINKDKPFKIELQDVSYIVNNRQKPVINKISFEINPQDRILIQGSSNSGKSSLIQLISGLIEPTSGNIFVNDLSLKGIFINNYRSNLGLSLSEETPFKGTIRENITFGDSSITDEEIYSIFKVVGLTEFLKQQPKGLDTYLKPEGKLIAYTVAKKIILSRAIIKRPKLLILEDPLDQFEKNEAKKIIDFITNVSQPWSLIIVSRNEHWKEKCNKQITLEKGSITNFKS
- a CDS encoding TetR/AcrR family transcriptional regulator, which codes for MKNLLSNLKIEIPSGIYIKDPETSDLGKRIIENSIILIEEIGFENFNFKKLGKLIGSNESSIYRYFESKHKLLVYLTSWYWGWIQYLLVIETYSISNPKEKLIKAIEVLARKAEKDNNFSHINEALLNLIVINENSKSYSTKEVDTENKEGFFKLYKEVVKRFAEIISNYNNNYKHPLTLASTIIEGILHQQFVKSHFKSLTNCDKSTTTTSFFIELTLNVLSNEREK